The Hippoglossus stenolepis isolate QCI-W04-F060 chromosome 1, HSTE1.2, whole genome shotgun sequence DNA segment GAACTGAGGGTTTGAactaaaaatgaaacatttgcataaatactaaataatacatttagaaCAGGTTTGACACAGCAATGACATGTCGCCCTTGGCAGCCTGCTATTGGCTGATTAGTCAGGCATGAGAGGGCATGGTGAGGTGTCACTGCAGTTagtaatggaaaaaaaatcaatttgctAAACGTTGCCTTCAGCTTCTTTACACAAAGATGTTATATAAATACTAATAAGTTaaaggttagggtaaggttaGTGTTTTATCCACACTGGTGTGGATGGTACTTGGTCATATCAGACACAACTGAACACCCATGATGCAAACATGTGgaaaaacagtttatttatacAGTTAAACATACGTGTCCTATTGACTGAAAGAACATCATATGGTACAGGACAACAGATAAATGACAGAGATACTTTCTGGGCCTCATAAATATTATTCTGTAAGTCAGTGTCCCTTGTAAATATTCCAGGCTTCACAGGTCAAGGATGAAGCGTTCGACCTTCATCATGTATGCTGGCTTCAGGTAGTGCTGTAGTTCACTTTTCTTCAGCCACATGAAGGGGGCGTTTATGGCTGTGGTGGGAGCGATGTCTGACAGAACGGCTTTGAAGAAGAACACCTTTGTTCCCTCAGAACTGTCCGTCCGAGCAGCTTTGGGCAGTTTGTACTTGTACACTCCGCAGGGGGCATTGCTGAGGAAGGTTGCATTGAAACCAGCTGCTGTGGGCAGAGGACACGCTGTGAGTTCATGCAGCTGGAGACAAAAGGTGAGCTTAAGTGCAAACGCTCCTTAACTTTACAGATCAGGTGATGCTGCACATGTATTCCCCTGGATTACGAGCGCTTGACTGCTATAATTAAGTGTTATATTACCCTGGTACTCCGTTTCCCATTCTCACATTTTCCTCAATTAAGTTTTAATGTACTCTCATGTAATCTAAATCCCACGGTCCCAGTTGGCTCAACATGCAAAGTGAGGCAGCAGCACGGCCATGTTAGAGATTCAATCCCCGCTCGGTCCAGCGATATTAAAAATGGATCAACTCCTGCGACTGTAAGACACTTTAAATACAACCCTGCACGAAATGCCACATGTTCATGTCAAGTGGAGGGTTTTAATGGAAAGTGATTGATGGAGTTGTCACATTAATAGTTGATGAGCAATGTTGTGAAACAGTTTTGGATACTCAGTCCCTGGTATTTTATTTCAATGCTTAAGAGCTTAAAAGCTTAATTCACCACTCgcagatttctttttcttttacagctgATGTTAAATATCTCGGATGAGGGATATGCTGCATTTCATCCTTTGCaggctgtgacctctgacccttaACGTCCTCCCCATCAGTAGCTTATCGTGCAACTGATGAATTTGCTGAAGTCTGAGATACAGCTGACATCTCTATCATTCTGGGTGcagagccaatcacagacagagacaacaaaccaaaaacatgaTGATTACGTAGTGAACTCGTCTGTGTGACCTCTTCATTTCTTAGCACAggattcaaatttaaaatcactCGTacagtgtctgttctaaaccggcctgtttggaatggacgGTTCTCTCGGTGTTAAAGCTCCGGAgctacaatatactgtcactgtttattgtttgtgtacagagctttttataaagctttttttaagtgtgcagagtgaaggtagaaaactctgtgttcatctgcattgttttttataaaaatgaaactgaatttttttttattactgttcacatgtgtggcttGTATATAAGAATGGTTCACTGAACTGATGTTATTTTtccatacattgcatgtcgactatttcagaggtctgcaATCTTCATAACCAAGTTCACAagttttcaaaaataaaatatctgtaaTTTAACTTCATATAGAGCagtacagaaacaaaacaaacagtgggcttttactttgaagacaacttgctaaCCAGGAAGTGGctctatgaatgttgttgccatgatgaaGATCAACACCTGCGAttcctgtgaatgtctgtgtcagtctggtaaatttaaataaaactaatgggatcatcaaaatgatctgaTGGGACATTATTGGCTGCAGGCTGCCGGTTGctagtttatctgaggacgtagaagaagacatgttcagctCGGTCCACAGACAtaaggcacactgccccgcccctCATTGACTACGACAGCACCTGGACTccacctctgtgtatgaaatgtgctttataaataaaattgcttGGCCTTCcagagcactggtcgcctgtttattcaaatgttatttatagTGAACGTATTGCTTGTCCACATCACACCAAACTCATGTTATGCACTTCCTGGGGCAATTCACAACACACAAGGCAAGAGTGAAGTCGATAAAATGAATGGTTTGCaatatgcattccacatacagacagatgttaGTGGAATTAATagtaaacatataaataaaacaatctaaTATTTACTTCATACCATCATGACTTTCAGATGCCGCACTACGTGAGGGAGAAGCCTAATCAATATTCGTATACAAGGCATTCATACAGTTACTACGACTACTATGCTATTCTGAAATTCAGTTTCCAAATGCGAAGAAAATCAATCTCTGTTTTCAAATCCACTCAAGTCAAAGTCAATCAACTTCCGTGTGTTGGTGATAAAACCATATGAGTCATATCACAGTTTGTTATGTTGCAATGGAAAGATATAAACGGCTCAGGCCTGTGTCTTTATTAAAGATTGCAGTGTAACACCAGCCGTGATTACTTGTCATTGAAAATGCGATTACTTGTCAGAGTTTAAAGCATGATCACATTAGGGGGATCTATATTAATGCTTGGCCTttagattttcaattttcacatcgttattatttctttattttctgacCCTGACCGGCAGAAAAACagtttgcagatccaggactcTAAAATGCAGCAGCATCGACAGTTGCATTAGCTGCAAGGTGCAAAATGACAGGGTGAGAGAGAAGGTCTGCAGCTGTTATGATGAGCGGGCcgatgggaggaggtgggatgtgTCCGGTGAATATTTTAAAGTGTAGTCTGCTCTTGCTGACTTTTCCATGATTATAATGAAGCTTGAACGTGTGCTGCCTACACAAGTGGCCTACAATGGTGTGGGCCTTTATACTTACACTGAGTCCACTAATCGGAGGGTCAAGACACTGACCGTAATTTGCCCCTGACAACTGTACCAACAACGTGGTGGGATGTCAACTGCACTttagtgctttgagtggtcctAAGTCTAGAAAAAGACTTAAcatgcagtccatttaccagGTATTTAACTTTCCTCCAcatatttgcacacacacattttgaggGGCTTGGAACTCTCCAGTAGTATGGACGACAGTCATAAAAATTCTAAGACTATGTAAACAATGTATTTGCGTGGATGTATACTCAGTGGCAGTGAGGGTTCCACTGGAGgtgtcacagctgctgctgctgcaacgatccgaagctgctcctgctgtcaGACTTCTAGAAGCTAGACTCATACTAGGGACTAAAATTCAGcatttctctgcctctgccgcTTGATTTTGACcgttctttttaaaatatatctgCTAGTCCCCCAACCTCATAACTTTGACACCTCACTAACAACTTTGTGCCACAAACAAGCCAAAGTTGTTGTTGGAAGTCAGTAGCAGCTGAGTTTGCCAGTGGAAGTGCTACAGAAGCTGCCACTGCCACTATTTGAGGCTGACTTATACAATACCCAAAAAGCAAATCGGTAGCATCAGTTACTATATTAGATATTGAATGACCTCAGCTCCTAATGGTAGTATTACAAAACGCTTACAGAACTCATGACAGTAGAAACAGTTATGTGAAAGATAACAGTATCAtcatataataattataaacatGGATTTAGCTGTCTGATATTTATTTtggatatttttaaattaacataGACTTCCCTGACCACAGATAAGTCTTTGCAAGACTAAAgtagtttaatgtttaattgattatatttattagttatttaatggTAGTTAGCTGTGCATTAGGGAGCAACAATTTAACAGAATCCAcaggaaaacactgaaaactttAGACATTAAATATTAGATTAAAATATCAGcagctttaatttattttgtccGTGTTACCTGGCAGGGAGGTGAGGGCTCTCTCTGCGGTCTGTCGCAGCGTCTCTCCCTCCTGCCACGGAGCCTGAGGCAGCAGCCACAGCTTCCCGGCGCCGACCTGCTGCTCAGCCAGAAGAACCAGCGAGTCGGCCAGACAGCGCTGCACTGAGGACAGGTCCTTATCTACATCAGCTAAACAAGAGACAGACTGTCAGCAGCTTCCTCCCTCTGAGACTGTGGAGCAAGAGTTATACAAACTTTGCAAAcatcagagggaaaaaaatgcaaatcagaAACAAAAATGGTGATTTAGTTCAAACTCAGATGCCTTTATAAaatctgtttataaaaatgtctttcCTGTTCTGTTTCTGACTCATGATTTGAGGGAAGACAACAGACTATTTCACTGAGTGCATTTctcacatttttatattgtgaaTATTCAGGTTTACTAGTTTACCCCACAAGTCAAAGATTTGGTTCATTTGTCCatactgacctctgaccctcggTGCTGGCTGGAAGTTCTTCAGTTTCTGCTCCCAGGAGTCTTCCAGGTCCTGAGCTAACACGATATCCTGGTCCCTGCCGTCGTCCTCTTCATCAGAGTCATAGTCGTCCGACTGCTTACGACTCATCCTCTCAGCGTCCT contains these protein-coding regions:
- the mrpl46 gene encoding 39S ribosomal protein L46, mitochondrial isoform X1; its protein translation is MAAPCAGMAGRPLGQFLSCFRRTVALKTGLRQFSGSSMCRAASQAATVTERVTSPWSLMAAVCLQRLPVISAESSPLEQRFRHMMQQMELEKSLLSDHELRLLEDAERMSRKQSDDYDSDEEDDGRDQDIVLAQDLEDSWEQKLKNFQPAPRVRADVDKDLSSVQRCLADSLVLLAEQQVGAGKLWLLPQAPWQEGETLRQTAERALTSLPAAGFNATFLSNAPCGVYKYKLPKAARTDSSEGTKVFFFKAVLSDIAPTTAINAPFMWLKKSELQHYLKPAYMMKVERFILDL
- the mrpl46 gene encoding 39S ribosomal protein L46, mitochondrial isoform X2, which gives rise to MAAPCAGMAGRPLGQFLSCFRRTVALKTGLRQFSGSSMCRAASQAATVTERVTSPWSLMAAVCLQRLPVISAESSPLEQRFRHMMQQMELEKSLLSDHELRLLEDAERMSRKQSDDYDSDEEDDGRDQDIVLAQDLEDSWEQKLKNFQPAPRVRADVDKDLSSVQRCLADSLVLLAEQQVGAGKLWLLPQAPWQEGETLRQTAERALTSLPAGFNATFLSNAPCGVYKYKLPKAARTDSSEGTKVFFFKAVLSDIAPTTAINAPFMWLKKSELQHYLKPAYMMKVERFILDL